A region of Oxyura jamaicensis isolate SHBP4307 breed ruddy duck chromosome 5, BPBGC_Ojam_1.0, whole genome shotgun sequence DNA encodes the following proteins:
- the TECPR2 gene encoding tectonin beta-propeller repeat-containing protein 2 isoform X3: MPMLAMASVASPVIFKEFCPLYYLLNAIPTKVQKGFRSIVVYLTALDTNGDYIAVGSSIGMLYLYCRHLNQMKKYNFEGKCESITFVKLLSCFDDLVAVGTASGRVAVFQLVSSLPGRNKQLRRFDVAGIHKSSITALAWSPNGMKLFSGDDKGKIVYSALDLDQGICNSSLVLEEPSSIVQLDYNQKVLLVSTLQRTVLFYTEEKSVKQVGTQPRKNSGKFGACFIPGLCKQTDLTLFAARPGLRLWKSDVHGTVQATFILKDVFAGGINTFELYPRLETSSRGSYSSPEKHLGLVSCFFREGWVLTWNEYSIYLLDTVNQALIGGLEGYGDIVSVSCTSSEIFLLKGDRDIIRISSRPEGLSSIVKDKLETPTLLEKSFDRVGDLSNETRKRGCSVASESRSRSSSVNSVDSGSSFMICADSEAQRECHLSSQRFSTISSEDFDQELIVKPIKVKKKKKKKQESGTKRNHGSLEGTPSYERQLSGDSPHSLTADSFSMTSSLMSGSIDHLSTGSPDQESMFSVESHTILQEDNGSETFSILQSPESATELIPEENGDTVNAQKLPNSDSGMGTSTVIDTLTSVSPLIVTEDITNNVDTENNHSVLSASNECCLENPHQEDQDFSALCKIDENLDKMDLQDTEKPFEEPDLTDQMVLESNSILGVQTSLPPKESDETGSEDQQQHSLIHSALSDPSVLHFDISKDTDSENTSLSGWNFESAIKAKPSTSTAEWVTNTHESKTEKSASSDEEEDIYGHGLPYSSSETSMPEVGAEPGSQDVSRTSLDETVLLKSDQFAESWMGYSGPGYGILSLAVSEKYIWCLDYRGSLYCSALPSAGLRWQKFEDGVQQVAVSPSGALLWKIEQKTNKAFACGKVTIKGKRHWYEALPQAVFVALSDDTAWIIRTNGDLYLQTGLSVDRPCARAVKVDCPYPLSQVTSRNNVVWALSEQRALLYREGVRSFCPEGEQWKSDIVSEMQALEPVCITLGDQQTLWALDIHGNLWFRTGIVSKKPQGDDNHWWQVSITDYVVFDQCSLFQTIIQATHTVATAAQAPVEKVADKLRMAFWSQQLQCQPSLLGVNGSGVWISSGKNEFHVAKGNLIGTYWNNIVPRGTASATKWIFVLASAASSKEGSFLWLCQSNKDLFCVSDQNPQFRPSTVQLPPEVEMVHYSACQDAIWGLDSLGQIFIRTLSSSCPTGMHWTKLDLSQLGAIKLISLSCGNQHVWACDTSGGVYFRVGTQPLNPSLMLPAWIMIEPPIQPVGVNLVSIHSSPNDQMLWAIDSKWNVHVRVGITEEMPVGTDWEHVPGLQACQLAISTRTVWARCPNGDVARRYGITDKNPAGDYWKKIPGNVSRLTVTPLDELWAISTSGSLLQRLTKTFSHSHNLQKNNDASVLLHPDDFEDEWEVI; the protein is encoded by the exons ATGCCAATGCTTGCTATGGCATCTGTGGCTTCGCCGGTTATATTCAAGGAGTTTTGTCCCTTATATTATCTACTCAATGCCATTCCAACAAAGGTCCAAAAAGGCTTTCGCTCTATTGTGGTATACCTCACAGCGCTTGATACCAATGGAGACTACATTGCAGTGGGGAGCAGCATTGGGATGCTTTATCTCTACTGCAGACATTTAAAccagatgaaaaaatataattttgag GGGAAATGCGAATCTATTACTTTTGTAAAGCTCTTGAGTTGCTTCGATGATCTAGTTGCTGTTGGTACGGCCTCAGGTCGGGTTGCAGTTTTTCAGCTTGTGTCCTCATTGCCTGGGAGAAACAAACAG CTTCGGAGATTTGATGTTGCTGGTATCCACAAAAGTAGCATTACAGCTTTAGCTTGGAGTCCCAAtggaatgaaattattttctggagATGACAAAGGAAAGATTGTTTATTCTGCTCTAGACCTAGACCAg GGTATTTGCAACTCTAGCCTTGTGTTGGAAGAGCCATCTTCGATCGTCCAGTTGGATTACAACCAGAAAGTGCTGCTTGTCTCAACTTTACAACGAACTGTACTTTTCtacacagaagagaaatctgTCAAGCAAGTTGGAACACAGCCCAGAAAAAA CAGCGGCAAATTTGGAGCGTGTTTTATACCTGGCCTATGTAAACAGACTGATTTGACACTGTTTGCTGCCAGACCTGGACTTCGCCTCTGGAAGTCTGATGTTCATGGAACTGTTCAGGCCACGTTCATATTGAAAGATGTATTTGCTGGAGGAATAAACACTTTTGAATTGTATCCACGTTTGGAAACATCCAGCAGAGGAAGTTATAGCTCCCCAGAAAAACACCTCGGGCTTGTTTCATGCTTTTTCCGAGAAGGATGGGTGCTGACCTGGAATGAATACAGCATCTATTTATTAGACACTGTGAACCAG GCTTTGATTGGTGGATTGGAAGGATATGGTGATATTGTATCTGTGTCCTGCACGAGcagtgagatttttctcttaaaggGAGATAGAGACATAATAAGAATTTCAAGTAGACCAGAAGGACTGTCATCAATAG TGAAAGATAAGCTGGAAACTCCAACGCTATTGGAAAAAAGCTTTGATAGAGTGGGAGACTTGAgcaatgaaacaagaaaaaggggCTGCTCTGTAGCAAGCGAGTCaagaagcaggagcagctcagtAAATTCTGTGGACAGTGGCTCTAGTTTTATGATATGTGCAGACTCAGAAGCTCAGAGGGAGTGTCATCTTTCTTCACAACGGTTCAGCACTATCAGCTCTGAAGACTTTGATCAAGAACTCATTGTAAAGCCcattaaagtgaaaaagaaaaagaagaagaaacaag AAAGTGGGACCAAAAGAAACCATGGCTCTCTGGAAGGTACGCCAAGTTACGAGCGTCAGCTCTCTGGTGACAGTCCACATTCATTGACTGCAGATTCATTTTCCATGACATCCAGCCTAATGAGTGGCAGCATTGATCATTTGAGTACTGGGTCTCCAGATCAGGAAAGCATGTTCAGTGTGGAGTCCCATACAATCTTGCAAGAAGATAATGGTTCAGAAACCTTCAGCATCCTACAGTCTCCTGAGTCTGCAACTGAGCTAattcctgaagaaaatggagataCAGTTAATGCACAGAAACTTCCAAACAGTGACAGTGGCATGGGTACATCAACGGTTATAGATACATTGACATCTGTCTCCCCTCTAATTGTCACAGAAGACATAACAAACAATGTTGATACTGAAAATAACCATAGCGTGCTTTCTGCAAGCAATGAATGCTGTCTTGAAAACCCTCACCAAGAAGATCAGGATTTTAGTGCATTGtgtaaaatagatgaaaatTTAGATAAAATGGATCTGCAGGATACTGAAAAGCCTTTTGAAGAGCCAGACCTTACAGACCAAATGGTTTTGGAATCTAACAGTATACTTGGTGTTCAGACATCACTGCCACCGAAGGAAAGTGATGAAACTGGTAGCGAAGACCAACAGCAGCATTCTCTAATACACAGTGCTCTGTCAGATCCTTCTGTTCTCCACTTTGACATCTCTAAAGATACTGATTCAGAGAACACTTCACTTTCTGGATGGAATTTTGAAAGTGCAATCAAAGCTAAACCTAGTACTAGCACTGCTGAATGGGTAACAAACACTCATGAAAGTAAGACAGAGAAATCTGCCTCAAGTGATGAAGAGGAGGATATTTATGGACATGGATTACCGTATTCATCCTCGGAAACCAGCATGCCTGAAGTTGGTGCTGAGCCTGGTTCCCAGGATGTGTCCAGGACAAGCCTAGATGAAACGGTGCTGTTAAAATCTGATCAG TTTGCAGAGAGCTGGATGGGATACTCTGGCCCTGGCTATGGCATCCTGAGCCTGGCTGTCTCGGAAAAGTATATTTGGTGCCTGGACTACAGAGGCAGCCTGTATTGCAGCGCTCTCCCGTCTGCTGGACTGCGGTGGCAGAAGTTTGAAGATGGTGTCCAGCAGGTGGCAGTTTCCCCCTCAG GGGCACTTCTCTGGAAGATTGAACAGAAGACTAACAAAGCATTTGCTTGTGGAAAAGTAACTATAAAAGGAAAACGCCACTGGTATGAGGCTTTACCCCAGGCTGTATTTGTAGCCTTAAGTGATGACACTGCCTGGATCATCAGAACAAATGGAGATTTGTATTTGCAAACAG GCCTGAGTGTGGATCGTCCTTGTGCCAGAGCAGTAAAGGTTGATTGCCCTTATCCACTGTCGCAGGTTACCTCCAGAAATAACGTTGTATGGGCATTGAGTGAGCAACGGGCCCTGCTATACCGGGAGGGAGTACGCAGCTTTTGTCCTGAAGGAGAGCAGTGGAAGAGCGATATTGTCAG tgaaatgcagGCTTTGGAACCAGTGTGTATAACTCTTGGAGATCAACAGACATTATGGGCTTTGGATATCCATGGAAATCTGTGGTTCAGAACTGGTATAGTTTCAAAGAAACCACAAGGAGATGACAACCATTGGTGGCAA GTAAGCATCACCGATTATGTAGTGTTTGACCAGTGCAGCTTGTTCCAGACGATAATCCAGGCAACTCACACAGTGGCAACAGCAGCTCAGGCACCTGTAGAGAAGGTGGCTGACAAACTTCGAATGGCTTTTTGGTCACAGCAGCTTCAGTGTCAACCCAGCCTCCTTGGAGTTAATGGCAGTGGAGTCTGGATCTCTTCAGGCAAAAATGAATTCCATGTAGCAAAGGGAAACTTAATAG gtacttACTGGAATAATATTGTGCCTCGTGGTACTGCTTCTGCcacaaaatggatttttgtgTTGGCTTCTGCAGCTTCATCAAAAGAAG GAAGCTTTTTGTGGCTGTGCCAAAGCAACAAGGATCTGTTTTGTGTCAGTGATCAGAATCCTCAGTTTCGTCCTTCTACGGTACAGCTGCCACCGGAGGTTGAAATGGTGCACTATTCTGCCTGCCAGGATGCCATCTGGGGTTTGGATAGTCTTGGGCAGATATTTATCAGAACACTTTCATCCAGCTGTCCAACAGGGATGCATTGGACAAAATTGGATCTCTCTCAACTAG GTGCCATAAAGCTGATCAGCTTGTCCTGTGGAAATCAGCATGTTTGGGCCTGTGACACCAGTGGTGGTGTTTATTTCCGTGTAGGAACCCAGCCTCTTAACCCCAGCTTGATGCTTCCTGCATGGATAATGATTGAGCCACCTATACAG CCAGTAGGAGTCAACTTGGTCAGCATTCATTCAAGTCCAAATGATCAGATGCTGTGGGCAATTGATAGCAAATGGAATGTCCACGTACGAGTGGGAATTACAGAAGAAATGCCTGTAGGCACTGACTGGGAGCATGTACCAG GTTTGCAGGCATGTCAGCTGGCCATAAGTACAAGGACCGTTTGGGCGCGCTGTCCAAATGGAGATGTAGCTCGTCGATATGGCATCACTGACAAGAATCCAGCAGGAGACTACTGGAAGAAGATTCCTGGAAATGTCTCACGTTTAACAG TGACCCCTCTAGATGAACTGTGGGCAATCAGCACTTCAGGATCCCTTCTCCAGCGCCTCACTAAGACCTTTAGCCATTCCcataatttgcagaaaaataatgatgctTCTGTTCTGCTTCACCCTGATGATTTTGAAGATGAATGGGAAGTGATATGA
- the TECPR2 gene encoding tectonin beta-propeller repeat-containing protein 2 isoform X2, producing the protein MPMLAMASVASPVIFKEFCPLYYLLNAIPTKVQKGFRSIVVYLTALDTNGDYIAVGSSIGMLYLYCRHLNQMKKYNFEGKCESITFVKLLSCFDDLVAVGTASGRVAVFQLVSSLPGRNKQLRRFDVAGIHKSSITALAWSPNGMKLFSGDDKGKIVYSALDLDQGICNSSLVLEEPSSIVQLDYNQKVLLVSTLQRTVLFYTEEKSVKQVGTQPRKNSGKFGACFIPGLCKQTDLTLFAARPGLRLWKSDVHGTVQATFILKDVFAGGINTFELYPRLETSSRGSYSSPEKHLGLVSCFFREGWVLTWNEYSIYLLDTVNQALIGGLEGYGDIVSVSCTSSEIFLLKGDRDIIRISSRPEGLSSIGIGHKNDSYSLVKDKLETPTLLEKSFDRVGDLSNETRKRGCSVASESRSRSSSVNSVDSGSSFMICADSEAQRECHLSSQRFSTISSEDFDQELIVKPIKVKKKKKKKQESGTKRNHGSLEGTPSYERQLSGDSPHSLTADSFSMTSSLMSGSIDHLSTGSPDQESMFSVESHTILQEDNGSETFSILQSPESATELIPEENGDTVNAQKLPNSDSGMGTSTVIDTLTSVSPLIVTEDITNNVDTENNHSVLSASNECCLENPHQEDQDFSALCKIDENLDKMDLQDTEKPFEEPDLTDQMVLESNSILGVQTSLPPKESDETGSEDQQQHSLIHSALSDPSVLHFDISKDTDSENTSLSGWNFESAIKAKPSTSTAEWVTNTHESKTEKSASSDEEEDIYGHGLPYSSSETSMPEVGAEPGSQDVSRTSLDETVLLKSDQFAESWMGYSGPGYGILSLAVSEKYIWCLDYRGSLYCSALPSAGLRWQKFEDGVQQVAVSPSGALLWKIEQKTNKAFACGKVTIKGKRHWYEALPQAVFVALSDDTAWIIRTNGDLYLQTGLSVDRPCARAVKVDCPYPLSQVTSRNNVVWALSEQRALLYREGVRSFCPEGEQWKSDIVSEMQALEPVCITLGDQQTLWALDIHGNLWFRTGIVSKKPQGDDNHWWQVSITDYVVFDQCSLFQTIIQATHTVATAAQAPVEKVADKLRMAFWSQQLQCQPSLLGVNGSGVWISSGKNEFHVAKGNLIGTYWNNIVPRGTASATKWIFVLASAASSKEGSFLWLCQSNKDLFCVSDQNPQFRPSTVQLPPEVEMVHYSACQDAIWGLDSLGQIFIRTLSSSCPTGMHWTKLDLSQLGAIKLISLSCGNQHVWACDTSGGVYFRVGTQPLNPSLMLPAWIMIEPPIQPVGVNLVSIHSSPNDQMLWAIDSKWNVHVRVGITEEMPVGTDWEHVPGLQACQLAISTRTVWARCPNGDVARRYGITDKNPAGDYWKKIPGNVSRLTVTPLDELWAISTSGSLLQRLTKTFSHSHNLQKNNDASVLLHPDDFEDEWEVI; encoded by the exons ATGCCAATGCTTGCTATGGCATCTGTGGCTTCGCCGGTTATATTCAAGGAGTTTTGTCCCTTATATTATCTACTCAATGCCATTCCAACAAAGGTCCAAAAAGGCTTTCGCTCTATTGTGGTATACCTCACAGCGCTTGATACCAATGGAGACTACATTGCAGTGGGGAGCAGCATTGGGATGCTTTATCTCTACTGCAGACATTTAAAccagatgaaaaaatataattttgag GGGAAATGCGAATCTATTACTTTTGTAAAGCTCTTGAGTTGCTTCGATGATCTAGTTGCTGTTGGTACGGCCTCAGGTCGGGTTGCAGTTTTTCAGCTTGTGTCCTCATTGCCTGGGAGAAACAAACAG CTTCGGAGATTTGATGTTGCTGGTATCCACAAAAGTAGCATTACAGCTTTAGCTTGGAGTCCCAAtggaatgaaattattttctggagATGACAAAGGAAAGATTGTTTATTCTGCTCTAGACCTAGACCAg GGTATTTGCAACTCTAGCCTTGTGTTGGAAGAGCCATCTTCGATCGTCCAGTTGGATTACAACCAGAAAGTGCTGCTTGTCTCAACTTTACAACGAACTGTACTTTTCtacacagaagagaaatctgTCAAGCAAGTTGGAACACAGCCCAGAAAAAA CAGCGGCAAATTTGGAGCGTGTTTTATACCTGGCCTATGTAAACAGACTGATTTGACACTGTTTGCTGCCAGACCTGGACTTCGCCTCTGGAAGTCTGATGTTCATGGAACTGTTCAGGCCACGTTCATATTGAAAGATGTATTTGCTGGAGGAATAAACACTTTTGAATTGTATCCACGTTTGGAAACATCCAGCAGAGGAAGTTATAGCTCCCCAGAAAAACACCTCGGGCTTGTTTCATGCTTTTTCCGAGAAGGATGGGTGCTGACCTGGAATGAATACAGCATCTATTTATTAGACACTGTGAACCAG GCTTTGATTGGTGGATTGGAAGGATATGGTGATATTGTATCTGTGTCCTGCACGAGcagtgagatttttctcttaaaggGAGATAGAGACATAATAAGAATTTCAAGTAGACCAGAAGGACTGTCATCAATAG GTATTGGTCATAAAAATGACTCTTATTCTTTAGTGAAAGATAAGCTGGAAACTCCAACGCTATTGGAAAAAAGCTTTGATAGAGTGGGAGACTTGAgcaatgaaacaagaaaaaggggCTGCTCTGTAGCAAGCGAGTCaagaagcaggagcagctcagtAAATTCTGTGGACAGTGGCTCTAGTTTTATGATATGTGCAGACTCAGAAGCTCAGAGGGAGTGTCATCTTTCTTCACAACGGTTCAGCACTATCAGCTCTGAAGACTTTGATCAAGAACTCATTGTAAAGCCcattaaagtgaaaaagaaaaagaagaagaaacaag AAAGTGGGACCAAAAGAAACCATGGCTCTCTGGAAGGTACGCCAAGTTACGAGCGTCAGCTCTCTGGTGACAGTCCACATTCATTGACTGCAGATTCATTTTCCATGACATCCAGCCTAATGAGTGGCAGCATTGATCATTTGAGTACTGGGTCTCCAGATCAGGAAAGCATGTTCAGTGTGGAGTCCCATACAATCTTGCAAGAAGATAATGGTTCAGAAACCTTCAGCATCCTACAGTCTCCTGAGTCTGCAACTGAGCTAattcctgaagaaaatggagataCAGTTAATGCACAGAAACTTCCAAACAGTGACAGTGGCATGGGTACATCAACGGTTATAGATACATTGACATCTGTCTCCCCTCTAATTGTCACAGAAGACATAACAAACAATGTTGATACTGAAAATAACCATAGCGTGCTTTCTGCAAGCAATGAATGCTGTCTTGAAAACCCTCACCAAGAAGATCAGGATTTTAGTGCATTGtgtaaaatagatgaaaatTTAGATAAAATGGATCTGCAGGATACTGAAAAGCCTTTTGAAGAGCCAGACCTTACAGACCAAATGGTTTTGGAATCTAACAGTATACTTGGTGTTCAGACATCACTGCCACCGAAGGAAAGTGATGAAACTGGTAGCGAAGACCAACAGCAGCATTCTCTAATACACAGTGCTCTGTCAGATCCTTCTGTTCTCCACTTTGACATCTCTAAAGATACTGATTCAGAGAACACTTCACTTTCTGGATGGAATTTTGAAAGTGCAATCAAAGCTAAACCTAGTACTAGCACTGCTGAATGGGTAACAAACACTCATGAAAGTAAGACAGAGAAATCTGCCTCAAGTGATGAAGAGGAGGATATTTATGGACATGGATTACCGTATTCATCCTCGGAAACCAGCATGCCTGAAGTTGGTGCTGAGCCTGGTTCCCAGGATGTGTCCAGGACAAGCCTAGATGAAACGGTGCTGTTAAAATCTGATCAG TTTGCAGAGAGCTGGATGGGATACTCTGGCCCTGGCTATGGCATCCTGAGCCTGGCTGTCTCGGAAAAGTATATTTGGTGCCTGGACTACAGAGGCAGCCTGTATTGCAGCGCTCTCCCGTCTGCTGGACTGCGGTGGCAGAAGTTTGAAGATGGTGTCCAGCAGGTGGCAGTTTCCCCCTCAG GGGCACTTCTCTGGAAGATTGAACAGAAGACTAACAAAGCATTTGCTTGTGGAAAAGTAACTATAAAAGGAAAACGCCACTGGTATGAGGCTTTACCCCAGGCTGTATTTGTAGCCTTAAGTGATGACACTGCCTGGATCATCAGAACAAATGGAGATTTGTATTTGCAAACAG GCCTGAGTGTGGATCGTCCTTGTGCCAGAGCAGTAAAGGTTGATTGCCCTTATCCACTGTCGCAGGTTACCTCCAGAAATAACGTTGTATGGGCATTGAGTGAGCAACGGGCCCTGCTATACCGGGAGGGAGTACGCAGCTTTTGTCCTGAAGGAGAGCAGTGGAAGAGCGATATTGTCAG tgaaatgcagGCTTTGGAACCAGTGTGTATAACTCTTGGAGATCAACAGACATTATGGGCTTTGGATATCCATGGAAATCTGTGGTTCAGAACTGGTATAGTTTCAAAGAAACCACAAGGAGATGACAACCATTGGTGGCAA GTAAGCATCACCGATTATGTAGTGTTTGACCAGTGCAGCTTGTTCCAGACGATAATCCAGGCAACTCACACAGTGGCAACAGCAGCTCAGGCACCTGTAGAGAAGGTGGCTGACAAACTTCGAATGGCTTTTTGGTCACAGCAGCTTCAGTGTCAACCCAGCCTCCTTGGAGTTAATGGCAGTGGAGTCTGGATCTCTTCAGGCAAAAATGAATTCCATGTAGCAAAGGGAAACTTAATAG gtacttACTGGAATAATATTGTGCCTCGTGGTACTGCTTCTGCcacaaaatggatttttgtgTTGGCTTCTGCAGCTTCATCAAAAGAAG GAAGCTTTTTGTGGCTGTGCCAAAGCAACAAGGATCTGTTTTGTGTCAGTGATCAGAATCCTCAGTTTCGTCCTTCTACGGTACAGCTGCCACCGGAGGTTGAAATGGTGCACTATTCTGCCTGCCAGGATGCCATCTGGGGTTTGGATAGTCTTGGGCAGATATTTATCAGAACACTTTCATCCAGCTGTCCAACAGGGATGCATTGGACAAAATTGGATCTCTCTCAACTAG GTGCCATAAAGCTGATCAGCTTGTCCTGTGGAAATCAGCATGTTTGGGCCTGTGACACCAGTGGTGGTGTTTATTTCCGTGTAGGAACCCAGCCTCTTAACCCCAGCTTGATGCTTCCTGCATGGATAATGATTGAGCCACCTATACAG CCAGTAGGAGTCAACTTGGTCAGCATTCATTCAAGTCCAAATGATCAGATGCTGTGGGCAATTGATAGCAAATGGAATGTCCACGTACGAGTGGGAATTACAGAAGAAATGCCTGTAGGCACTGACTGGGAGCATGTACCAG GTTTGCAGGCATGTCAGCTGGCCATAAGTACAAGGACCGTTTGGGCGCGCTGTCCAAATGGAGATGTAGCTCGTCGATATGGCATCACTGACAAGAATCCAGCAGGAGACTACTGGAAGAAGATTCCTGGAAATGTCTCACGTTTAACAG TGACCCCTCTAGATGAACTGTGGGCAATCAGCACTTCAGGATCCCTTCTCCAGCGCCTCACTAAGACCTTTAGCCATTCCcataatttgcagaaaaataatgatgctTCTGTTCTGCTTCACCCTGATGATTTTGAAGATGAATGGGAAGTGATATGA